One Candidatus Neomarinimicrobiota bacterium genomic window, AATCCGCGGTGAGGATGAGACGGAAAACCACCAATATAACCTTCTGGATCATCATTCTTGAATTCGTCTAAAAGTAAAAATGGATCGAGAGTGTCCAGATCGGGAGAGCCGATGATACGCTTCAGTTTGACGCCCGCGCCGTCGCTGGTCTGGATTCCTTCAATTACCGACGTAATCGGACGCGTGCTCTTGCTCAATCCCGATTTACCAGTCAATCCACGCTTTCGGCTTAGACTGGACGATCTCCTCAATCCGCTCCATGACGTCGGACGTCAAC contains:
- a CDS encoding quercetin 2,3-dioxygenase encodes the protein MTGKSGLSKSTRPITSVIEGIQTSDGAGVKLKRIIGSPDLDTLDPFLLLDEFKNDDPEGYIGGFPSHPHRG